A genomic region of Pseudomonas sp. RSB 5.4 contains the following coding sequences:
- a CDS encoding DUF2878 domain-containing protein → MLERLINAVLFQVGWLACVVGGNSLWLLVALAVLVIHLGWISSWSAEGRLILSVVIVGTAVDSLLRATGVFEFQDPSPLIPLWLMLLWALLATTLRHCLQWTARPWWLASALGAVGGAVSYYGGGRLAGVQFPYGEIPTLIGIGLLWAVLFPVLHAMARRLSH, encoded by the coding sequence ATGCTTGAGCGGCTGATCAATGCCGTGCTGTTCCAGGTCGGCTGGCTGGCCTGCGTGGTCGGCGGCAACAGTCTGTGGTTGCTGGTGGCGCTGGCGGTGCTGGTGATCCATCTGGGCTGGATCAGCAGTTGGTCTGCGGAGGGTCGCTTGATTCTCAGCGTAGTGATTGTCGGCACAGCGGTGGACAGCCTGTTGCGCGCGACGGGCGTGTTCGAATTCCAGGATCCGTCGCCGCTGATTCCGCTCTGGCTGATGCTGCTCTGGGCACTGCTTGCCACCACGTTGCGCCATTGCCTGCAATGGACGGCTCGCCCGTGGTGGCTGGCAAGCGCGCTGGGCGCGGTCGGCGGCGCTGTTTCCTATTACGGTGGCGGGCGCCTCGCCGGGGTGCAATTTCCCTACGGGGAAATTCCGACCCTGATCGGCATCGGCCTGCTGTGGGCGGTACTGTTTCCGGTGCTGCACGCGATGGCACGGCGGCTCAGCCACTGA
- the prmC gene encoding peptide chain release factor N(5)-glutamine methyltransferase, whose protein sequence is MTIIASLLRAAELPDSPTARLDAELLLAAALGKPRSFLHTWPERIVPSEAVLIFTEYLQRRRGGEPVAYILGQQGFWKLDLEVAPHTLIPRPDTELLVEAALELLAATPANVLDLGTGSGAIALALASERPAWKVTAVDRVLEAVALAERNRQRLNLNNATVLSSHWFSALEGQRFNLIISNPPYIAAADPHLVEGDVRFEPASALVAGVDGLEDLRLIVAQAPEHLEAGGWLMLEHGYDQAEAVRDLLLTRGFEEVHSRTDLGGHQRISLGRVPC, encoded by the coding sequence ATGACCATCATTGCCAGTCTGTTGCGCGCCGCCGAATTGCCGGACTCGCCCACGGCGCGTCTGGATGCCGAACTGCTCCTGGCTGCGGCACTGGGCAAACCGCGCAGTTTCCTGCACACCTGGCCCGAGCGCATCGTGCCCAGCGAAGCGGTGCTGATTTTTACCGAGTACCTGCAACGGCGTCGTGGCGGTGAGCCGGTGGCCTACATTCTTGGTCAGCAGGGGTTCTGGAAGCTCGATCTGGAAGTCGCTCCGCACACACTGATCCCGCGTCCGGACACCGAATTGCTGGTCGAGGCCGCGCTGGAACTGCTGGCGGCAACGCCGGCGAACGTTCTCGATCTGGGCACCGGCAGCGGCGCGATTGCCTTGGCCCTCGCCAGTGAGCGCCCGGCGTGGAAGGTCACGGCGGTGGATCGTGTGCTGGAAGCCGTGGCCCTCGCCGAACGCAATCGCCAGCGCTTGAACCTGAACAACGCCACGGTGCTGAGCAGCCACTGGTTCAGCGCCCTCGAAGGCCAGCGTTTCAATCTGATCATCAGCAACCCGCCGTACATCGCCGCCGCCGACCCGCATCTGGTCGAGGGCGATGTGCGCTTCGAACCGGCCAGTGCGCTGGTGGCGGGTGTCGACGGGCTCGAAGATCTGCGCCTGATTGTCGCCCAGGCCCCGGAGCATCTCGAAGCCGGCGGCTGGCTGATGCTCGAACACGGCTATGATCAAGCCGAAGCCGTGCGTGATCTGTTGCTGACCCGCGGTTTCGAAGAAGTCCACAGCCGCACCGATCTGGGCGGTCATCAACGGATCAGCCTGGGGCGCGTGCCGTGCTGA
- a CDS encoding YkgJ family cysteine cluster protein: MKTIPHQQITEPAVTCSTCAACCCQLEVMLITDTGVPERFIDTDEWGGEVMLRLDDGWCAALDRDSMMCTIYEKRPLICREFEMGAPECIEERKGIATAYR; encoded by the coding sequence ATGAAAACCATTCCCCACCAGCAAATCACCGAGCCAGCGGTCACGTGTTCGACCTGCGCGGCGTGCTGCTGCCAGCTTGAAGTGATGCTGATCACCGACACTGGCGTGCCCGAGCGTTTTATCGATACCGATGAATGGGGTGGTGAGGTGATGCTGCGTCTGGACGACGGCTGGTGCGCGGCGCTGGATCGCGACAGCATGATGTGCACGATCTACGAGAAACGTCCGCTGATCTGTCGCGAGTTCGAGATGGGCGCGCCGGAATGCATTGAAGAACGCAAAGGCATTGCCACTGCCTACCGCTGA
- a CDS encoding DUF1365 domain-containing protein, with the protein MNSALYSGWIGHRRFSPRRHEFRYRIGLLYLDLAEQDAVFDLSPFASRSRFAAFSFRETDYLKTFTGSGMRLIDAVRQQVGAAIGHQPQGSICLLTQPRSWGLAFNPVSFFYCHEADGQLAAILCEVTNTPWRERYHYVLPARTPTDLQDFHQHFAVAKAFHVSPFLPRDLEYRMSFSPAAQKLGVHMADWQGEHKLFDATLNLQREPLDRHSLHRYLRRFPWMTAKTCLAIYWQAVRLLLKRAPIFAHQAADGSFQIATVPPKEHRHEIL; encoded by the coding sequence ATGAACAGCGCCCTGTACAGCGGCTGGATCGGCCATCGGCGCTTTTCACCCAGACGCCACGAATTCCGTTACCGGATCGGTCTGTTGTACCTCGATCTGGCGGAACAGGACGCCGTATTCGACCTGTCGCCGTTTGCCAGTCGCAGCCGCTTTGCAGCGTTTTCGTTTCGCGAAACCGACTACCTGAAAACCTTCACCGGCAGTGGCATGCGCCTGATCGATGCGGTACGCCAGCAAGTCGGTGCCGCCATCGGCCATCAACCGCAGGGATCGATCTGTCTGTTGACCCAACCACGCAGTTGGGGTCTGGCGTTCAATCCGGTGAGTTTCTTTTATTGCCACGAGGCCGACGGGCAACTGGCGGCGATTCTATGCGAAGTTACCAACACGCCGTGGCGCGAGCGTTATCACTACGTGCTGCCGGCCCGCACACCGACCGACCTGCAAGACTTTCATCAGCACTTTGCCGTGGCCAAGGCCTTTCATGTCTCGCCGTTTTTGCCACGCGATCTCGAGTACCGCATGAGCTTCAGCCCGGCGGCGCAAAAGCTCGGCGTGCACATGGCCGACTGGCAGGGTGAGCACAAGCTGTTCGACGCCACGCTCAATCTGCAGCGCGAACCCCTCGACCGCCACAGCCTGCACCGCTACTTGCGACGTTTTCCGTGGATGACCGCGAAAACCTGTCTGGCGATTTACTGGCAAGCCGTGCGCCTGTTGCTCAAGCGTGCCCCGATTTTTGCTCATCAGGCTGCCGACGGCAGCTTTCAAATCGCCACCGTGCCTCCCAAGGAGCACCGCCATGAAATCCTCTAG
- a CDS encoding cyclopropane-fatty-acyl-phospholipid synthase family protein: MKSSSLSASRFSTNGLTGSLLRRGVLRQLSQLKHGQLLVVEDGERLMFGTPGSHLLGEIHVQDAAVWGMVAGNGSIGAGEAFIHGYWSSPDLTAVVRVFVSNLDVLDAMERGLARLSRPLVQGLHWLNRNTRKGSQKNIAAHYDLGNDLFEQFLDPTMMYSAAQFLSPEDSLEQAQLNKLERICQKLALKPEDHLLEIGTGWGSMALYAAQHYGCRVTTTTLSKEQYAFTAKRIEALGLQDRVTLLLKDYRDLTGEYDKLVSIEMIEAVGHRFLPTYFKQCAHLLKSNGLMLLQAITIREQRYEQAKRGVDFIQRYIFPGGALPCVQKMLEVVSHETDMNLLHMEDFGLHYARTLRLWHENFRRAHGRLSELGYDDYFLRLWEFYLCYCEGGFLERTIGTAQLLLAKPAAMPAPLLGRFDA, encoded by the coding sequence ATGAAATCCTCTAGCCTGTCGGCCAGTCGCTTCAGCACCAACGGTTTGACCGGTTCGCTGCTGCGTCGTGGCGTTTTGCGGCAACTCAGTCAACTCAAACACGGGCAATTGCTGGTGGTCGAGGACGGCGAACGCCTGATGTTCGGTACGCCGGGCAGCCACCTGCTCGGCGAAATCCATGTCCAGGATGCCGCGGTCTGGGGCATGGTCGCCGGCAACGGATCGATTGGCGCTGGCGAAGCGTTTATCCACGGTTACTGGAGTTCGCCGGACCTGACGGCGGTCGTGCGCGTGTTCGTCAGCAACCTCGACGTGCTCGACGCCATGGAGCGCGGCCTGGCCCGCCTCAGCCGGCCGCTGGTGCAAGGCCTGCACTGGCTCAACCGCAACACGCGCAAGGGCTCGCAGAAAAACATCGCCGCGCACTATGACCTCGGCAACGATCTGTTCGAACAGTTTCTCGACCCAACCATGATGTACTCGGCCGCGCAGTTCCTCAGCCCCGAAGACAGCCTGGAACAGGCGCAGTTGAACAAACTGGAACGGATCTGCCAGAAGCTCGCGCTCAAACCCGAAGACCATTTGCTGGAGATCGGCACGGGTTGGGGCAGCATGGCGCTCTACGCCGCGCAGCATTACGGTTGCCGCGTCACCACCACGACACTGTCGAAAGAGCAGTACGCGTTCACCGCCAAGCGCATTGAAGCACTGGGGTTGCAGGATCGGGTGACGCTGCTGCTCAAGGACTACCGCGACCTCACCGGCGAATACGACAAACTGGTGTCGATCGAGATGATCGAAGCGGTCGGCCATCGCTTCCTGCCGACCTACTTCAAACAGTGCGCGCACCTGCTCAAGAGCAACGGCCTGATGCTGTTGCAGGCAATCACCATCCGCGAGCAGCGCTACGAGCAGGCCAAGCGCGGCGTCGACTTCATCCAGCGCTACATCTTCCCCGGCGGCGCCCTGCCCTGCGTGCAGAAGATGCTCGAAGTGGTCAGCCACGAGACCGACATGAACCTGCTGCACATGGAAGACTTCGGCCTGCACTACGCCCGCACCCTGCGCCTGTGGCACGAGAACTTTCGCCGCGCCCATGGCCGGTTGAGCGAGTTGGGTTACGACGATTACTTCCTGCGGCTCTGGGAGTTTTACCTGTGCTACTGCGAAGGCGGGTTCCTCGAGCGCACCATCGGCACCGCGCAATTGCTGTTGGCCAAACCGGCGGCAATGCCAGCGCCGTTGCTCGGGCGCTTCGATGCTTGA
- the murI gene encoding glutamate racemase: protein MREAPIAVFDSGVGGLSVLAEIQRLLPHESLLYFADCGHIPYGEKTPEFIRQRCNVMAGFFREQGAKALVIACNTATVAAVADLRRDFPQWPIVGMEPAVKPAAAATRSGVVGVLATTGTLQSAKFAALLDRFATDVRVVTQPCPGLVELIESGDLHSAELRTLLKHYVDPLLANGCDTIILGCTHYPFLKPLLKSMIPDHISLIDTGAAVARQLQRLLAERELLAEGPNQPVRFWTSADPESFRKTLPLLGQVAGDVEKFTL from the coding sequence ATGCGTGAGGCACCGATCGCGGTGTTCGATTCCGGTGTCGGCGGCTTGTCGGTACTGGCCGAGATCCAGCGTTTGCTGCCCCATGAATCACTGCTGTATTTCGCCGATTGCGGGCACATCCCCTACGGTGAGAAAACCCCGGAGTTCATCCGCCAGCGCTGCAATGTGATGGCCGGCTTTTTCCGCGAGCAGGGCGCCAAGGCCCTGGTGATCGCCTGCAACACGGCGACGGTGGCCGCTGTTGCCGATCTGCGCCGGGATTTCCCCCAGTGGCCGATTGTCGGCATGGAGCCCGCGGTCAAACCTGCTGCCGCCGCCACCCGCAGCGGTGTGGTCGGCGTACTCGCCACCACCGGCACCTTGCAGAGTGCCAAGTTCGCCGCGTTGCTCGATCGCTTTGCCACAGACGTTCGCGTCGTCACCCAGCCGTGCCCCGGTCTGGTGGAACTGATTGAAAGCGGTGATCTGCACAGTGCCGAGTTGCGCACGTTGCTCAAGCATTATGTCGATCCGCTGCTGGCCAACGGTTGCGACACGATCATTCTCGGCTGCACCCACTATCCGTTTCTCAAACCGCTGCTCAAGTCGATGATCCCGGACCACATCAGTCTGATCGACACCGGTGCCGCCGTCGCCCGTCAATTGCAGCGACTGCTGGCCGAGCGTGAACTGCTCGCCGAAGGCCCGAACCAACCAGTCAGATTCTGGACCAGCGCCGATCCCGAGTCCTTTCGCAAAACCTTGCCCCTGCTGGGCCAAGTTGCCGGTGACGTTGAAAAATTCACCTTGTAA
- a CDS encoding acyloxyacyl hydrolase produces the protein MKRLFCLAAIAAALMGQSFTAQAANVEFAVGATSDSTMTYRLGMNFDWDKSWLQSDVGRLTGYWSGAYTYWEGDKTSSNNSLSFSPVFVYEFAGQSVKPYVEAGIGVAAFSNTKYESNNIGQSFQFEDRIGFGLRFNGGHEVGIRATHYSNAGLNSNNDGVESYALHYSMPL, from the coding sequence GTGAAGCGACTATTCTGCTTGGCCGCGATTGCGGCTGCACTGATGGGGCAAAGTTTTACTGCACAAGCGGCAAACGTAGAGTTTGCAGTGGGGGCAACCAGCGATTCGACGATGACTTATCGCTTGGGCATGAATTTCGATTGGGACAAGAGCTGGCTGCAAAGCGACGTCGGTCGCCTGACCGGTTACTGGAGCGGCGCTTACACTTACTGGGAAGGTGACAAGACTTCCAGCAACAACAGCCTGTCGTTCTCGCCGGTATTTGTTTACGAGTTTGCCGGTCAGTCGGTCAAACCGTATGTCGAGGCCGGTATTGGTGTCGCGGCCTTTTCCAACACCAAATATGAAAGCAACAACATCGGACAGTCCTTCCAGTTCGAAGACCGTATTGGTTTCGGCCTGCGTTTCAACGGCGGACATGAAGTGGGGATCCGTGCGACGCACTATTCCAACGCCGGTCTGAACAGCAACAACGACGGTGTAGAAAGTTACGCGCTGCATTACTCGATGCCGTTGTAA
- a CDS encoding SDR family NAD(P)-dependent oxidoreductase: MSRTPPRRYWLTGASSGIGAALAEEILKSGAHLAVSSRQVAPLKVLSQRYPGQVLVVPGDLTNSQTVREIGQQISENWGSLDSVILNAGTCEYVDARQFDASIIEHVVRTNLLASSYCIEAALPLLRKGTAPHLIGMASSVTYLPLPRAEAYGASKAGLRYLFESLRIDLADEGIEVTIISPGFVDTPLTAKNDFPMPLSWPVDKAARHIYAKLKDRPLEIAFPALFMAALWPLSKLPSRVQLAIGKRMVRKPPPLQEPS, from the coding sequence ATGAGTCGTACACCTCCACGGCGTTATTGGCTGACCGGAGCCAGCAGTGGCATCGGCGCAGCGCTGGCCGAAGAGATTCTGAAAAGCGGCGCGCATCTGGCCGTCAGTTCACGCCAGGTGGCGCCCTTGAAAGTCTTGTCCCAGCGCTACCCGGGCCAAGTGCTGGTGGTGCCCGGAGACTTGACCAATAGTCAGACCGTGCGTGAGATCGGTCAGCAGATCAGCGAGAACTGGGGCTCGCTGGACTCGGTGATTCTCAATGCCGGGACCTGTGAATACGTCGACGCCCGGCAATTCGACGCGTCGATCATCGAGCACGTGGTGCGCACCAATCTGCTGGCCAGCAGCTATTGCATCGAAGCCGCCCTGCCGTTGCTGCGCAAGGGCACCGCGCCGCATCTGATCGGCATGGCCAGCTCGGTGACCTACCTGCCGCTGCCCCGGGCCGAAGCCTACGGTGCCTCCAAGGCCGGTCTGCGTTACCTGTTCGAATCGCTGCGCATTGATCTGGCGGATGAAGGGATCGAGGTCACCATCATCAGCCCGGGGTTCGTCGATACACCACTGACGGCGAAAAACGATTTCCCGATGCCACTGAGCTGGCCTGTGGATAAAGCCGCACGGCACATCTACGCCAAACTCAAGGATCGACCACTGGAGATCGCTTTCCCGGCATTGTTCATGGCGGCGTTGTGGCCGCTGTCGAAACTGCCGTCGCGGGTGCAACTGGCGATCGGCAAACGCATGGTGCGTAAACCGCCACCGCTGCAGGAACCCTCGTGA
- a CDS encoding FAD-dependent oxidoreductase — translation MKIAIIGSGIAGLTCAYLLNRQHDVTVFEASDWVGGHTHTVEVTVEGREYAVDTGFIVFNDWTYPNFIRLLGQLGVSFKPTEMSFSVTDPDTCLEYNGNNFNSLFAQRSNLLSPGFWGMLRDILRFNKEAQRDLAEQRIAADTTLDDYLKAGGYGERFILHYIVPMGSAIWSMPMAEMLNFPLQFFVRFFKNHGLLSVSDRPQWQVIEGGSSAYVAPLTAAFKDKIRLSCPVTRIDRDEHGVVIHSPAGIERFDKVVLACHSDQALQLLATPSQAERSILGALPYADNEVVLHTDTRLLPTRKLAWASWNYRLSGAGHTHAAVTYDMNILQGIQSDTTFCVSLNQSAGISPSKVLARYTYAHPQFSLAAVAAQNRWAELDGQQHTHYCGAYWANGFHEDGVVSALRVAAAFGESL, via the coding sequence GTGAAAATCGCCATCATCGGCAGCGGAATCGCAGGCCTGACCTGCGCCTATCTGCTCAATCGCCAACACGATGTCACGGTGTTCGAAGCCAGCGACTGGGTCGGCGGCCACACGCACACCGTGGAGGTGACCGTCGAAGGCCGCGAATACGCCGTGGACACTGGTTTCATCGTGTTCAACGACTGGACCTACCCGAACTTCATCCGTTTGCTCGGCCAGCTCGGCGTGTCGTTCAAACCGACGGAAATGAGCTTCTCGGTCACCGATCCGGACACCTGTCTGGAATACAACGGCAACAACTTCAACAGCCTGTTCGCCCAGCGCAGCAACCTGTTGTCGCCGGGGTTCTGGGGCATGTTGCGCGACATCCTGCGCTTCAACAAAGAAGCCCAGCGCGACCTTGCCGAACAGCGAATCGCCGCCGACACCACGCTCGACGATTACCTCAAGGCCGGCGGTTATGGTGAGCGTTTCATCCTGCATTACATCGTGCCGATGGGCTCGGCGATCTGGTCGATGCCCATGGCCGAGATGCTCAATTTCCCGCTGCAATTCTTTGTGCGCTTCTTCAAGAATCATGGACTCCTGTCAGTCAGTGATCGCCCGCAATGGCAGGTGATCGAGGGCGGCTCAAGTGCCTATGTCGCACCGCTGACCGCTGCGTTCAAGGACAAGATCCGCCTCAGTTGCCCGGTGACGCGCATCGATCGCGACGAACACGGCGTGGTTATCCACAGCCCGGCCGGCATCGAGCGTTTCGACAAGGTTGTGCTCGCCTGCCACAGCGACCAGGCCCTGCAATTGCTCGCCACGCCAAGCCAGGCGGAACGGTCGATCCTCGGTGCCCTGCCCTACGCCGATAACGAAGTGGTGCTGCATACCGATACCCGTCTGCTGCCGACACGCAAACTGGCGTGGGCCAGCTGGAACTACCGCTTGAGCGGCGCCGGCCATACGCACGCGGCCGTCACCTACGACATGAACATCCTGCAGGGCATTCAGAGCGACACCACGTTCTGCGTCAGCCTCAACCAGAGCGCCGGCATCAGCCCGTCCAAGGTGCTTGCCCGATACACCTACGCCCATCCGCAGTTCAGCCTTGCGGCCGTGGCGGCGCAGAACCGTTGGGCCGAACTCGACGGTCAGCAGCACACCCACTACTGCGGCGCCTACTGGGCCAACGGCTTTCATGAGGACGGTGTCGTCAGCGCCTTGCGCGTGGCTGCCGCCTTCGGGGAAAGCTTATGA
- a CDS encoding molybdopterin-synthase adenylyltransferase MoeB gives MLNDQELLRYSRQILLQHIDIDGQLKLKDSRVLIVGLGGLGAPVALYLAAAGVGELHLADFDTVDLTNLQRQIIHDTDSVGMSKVDSALKRLSAINPEIQLVALRQALDEDSLAAAVAAVDLVLDCSDNFSTREAVNAACVAARKPLVSGAAIRLEGQLSVFDPRRPESPCYHCLYGHGSEAELTCSEAGVVGPLVGLVGSLQALEALKVLVGFGEPLVGRLLLIDALGSRFRELRVKRDPGCSVCGSQHA, from the coding sequence GTGCTGAATGATCAGGAATTGCTGCGCTACAGCCGGCAGATTCTGCTGCAACACATCGATATCGATGGGCAACTGAAGCTTAAAGACAGTCGTGTACTGATCGTCGGCCTCGGCGGTCTCGGTGCGCCGGTTGCGCTGTACCTGGCGGCGGCCGGCGTCGGTGAGCTGCACCTGGCGGATTTCGACACGGTCGACCTGACCAACCTGCAACGCCAGATCATTCATGACACCGACAGCGTCGGCATGAGCAAGGTCGACTCGGCGCTCAAGCGCCTGAGCGCGATCAACCCGGAGATTCAACTGGTGGCCCTTCGTCAGGCGCTGGATGAGGATTCCCTGGCCGCCGCCGTGGCCGCGGTGGATCTGGTGCTCGACTGTTCCGACAATTTCTCCACCCGCGAAGCGGTCAACGCCGCGTGCGTGGCGGCGCGCAAACCCTTGGTCAGTGGCGCGGCGATTCGTCTGGAAGGGCAGTTGTCGGTGTTCGACCCGCGCCGCCCGGAAAGTCCGTGCTACCACTGTCTCTACGGACACGGCAGCGAAGCCGAACTGACGTGCAGCGAGGCCGGTGTAGTCGGGCCGCTGGTGGGGCTGGTTGGCAGCCTGCAGGCGCTTGAAGCCTTGAAAGTGCTGGTCGGTTTTGGCGAACCACTGGTGGGCCGCTTGCTATTGATCGATGCCCTGGGTTCGCGCTTCCGTGAACTGCGGGTCAAGCGCGATCCGGGGTGCAGCGTCTGTGGTTCGCAGCATGCGTGA